The following proteins are encoded in a genomic region of Drosophila willistoni isolate 14030-0811.24 chromosome 3R, UCI_dwil_1.1, whole genome shotgun sequence:
- the LOC6650090 gene encoding transcription factor Ouib, with amino-acid sequence MKMEQYCRTCGTTLISEKSLNIFSPNSRQLLQFVRTITNCWVENVACFPSHICLNCQELLKKLQSFRRRCAKIEKYLSKHKLNLKHDKTKAEAPTSDDPLGIDELKQESSIKEEPSAHLNAVLENQQLAVDLVLKEPEDLLNAPVDLEIDITTEQYLDDEYIDYVDDEEYLSPNDESVKEIIEEIVEHEPATSRPKSKAKTTSNKQTMRLGRKLIHVKVIDDKEQPKRIMDRDGQTAKPCICEHCGRQFRDSSNLNVHLLRHSGTKPYECEQCHEKCYTLHLLRRHQLKHTEGPYPCTFCGLEYSTNSSRVRHEREACKKGRAPQSKWKIIKNGERTFHCEVCDLWFLRAGNYTQHINSSSHLVNERRKQRKSFKNSDK; translated from the exons ATGAAAATGGAGCAATATTGCCGCACATGCGGCACAACTCTTATAAGCGAAAAGTCTTTAAATATATTCTCTCCAAATAGTCGTCAGCTACTGCAGTTTGTAAGAACAATCACAAATTGTTGG GTGGAAAACGTTGCGTGTTTTCCTAGCCATATTTGCCTAAACTGCCAGGAATTGTTAAAAAAGCTGCAATCCTTTCGCCGACGCTgtgcaaaaattgaaaaatatttgtcaaagcacaagttaaatttaaaacatgATAAAACGAAAGCAGAAGCACCCACCTCCGATGATCCTTTGGGTATTGATGAGCTTAAACAGGAGTCTAGCATCAAGGAGGAACCTTCCGCCCATCTAAATGCAGTGCTGGAGAATCAACAACTCGCGGTTGACTTAGTTCTGAAGGAACCGGAGGATCTATTGAATGCTCCGGTTGATTTGGAAATCGATATAACAACTGAACAATATCTAGACGATGAATACATAGACTATGTCGACGATGAGGAATACCTAAGTCCCAATGATGAGAGCGTTAAAGAAATTATCGAAGAAATTGTTGAGCACGAACCGGCCACTTCCAGGCCAAAGAGTAAAGCGAAGACCACAAGCAATAAGCAAACCATGCGTCTGGGACGCAAACTCATCCATGTGAAAGTAATTGATGATAAGGAGCAACCCAAACGGATTATGGATCGGGATGGTCAAACGGCCAAACCCTGCATATGTGAGCATTGTGGACGACAGTTTCGGGATAGCAGTAATCTGAATGTCCATCTGCTGCGTCACTCGGGTACCAAACCATATGAGTGCGAGCAATGCCATGAGAAATGTTATACATTGCATTTGCTGCGAAGGCATCAATTGAAACACACCGAAGGTCCATATCCCTGCACATTTTGCGGCTTGGAATACAGCACAAATAGTTCTCGTGTGAGGCATGAACG cGAGGCTTGTAAAAAAGGACGGGCTCCTCAATCCAAatggaaaataattaaaaacggCGAGAGAACTTTTCA CTGCGAAGTCTGTGATTTGTGGTTTCTGCGAGCTGGCAATTATACGCAACACATTAATTCATCTAGTCATTTGGTAAATGAGCGGCGAAAGCAAAGAAAGTCATTTAAAAATAGtgataaataa